From a region of the Acidicapsa acidisoli genome:
- a CDS encoding PepSY domain-containing protein, with amino-acid sequence MGLFFSPAILFFAFSGALQTFNLHKTDARTGYTPPMWIQEIAQIHKSQNMNVRTKGKPKKAESDTVDPELDDAPALKKGATPNHSALPMKWFVVLMSSGLIVTTALGIYMSFSYGGYPRLAWVALIAGVVVPIALLMF; translated from the coding sequence ATGGGACTCTTTTTTTCTCCCGCGATTCTGTTCTTCGCCTTCAGTGGAGCGCTCCAGACCTTTAACCTGCACAAGACAGATGCACGCACAGGTTATACGCCGCCCATGTGGATCCAGGAGATCGCTCAAATACACAAGAGCCAAAACATGAACGTGAGAACAAAGGGTAAGCCTAAGAAGGCAGAATCAGACACCGTCGATCCCGAATTGGACGATGCGCCTGCTCTCAAAAAAGGCGCAACGCCAAATCATTCGGCGCTGCCCATGAAGTGGTTTGTTGTACTTATGTCGAGCGGCCTCATCGTAACGACCGCCCTTGGGATATACATGTCTTTTTCTTATGGAGGCTACCCGCGCTTGGCTTGGGTAGCCTTGATAGCAGGGGTGGTTGTGCCGATTGCTCTCCTAATGTTCTAA
- a CDS encoding bifunctional YncE family protein/alkaline phosphatase family protein has product MLWRRFRNHVKLIVASTLFICYVCGVGRAQEPTTQGPQKMGPVGQEEARPTKAVAPVNSVVDPGIIPSRQGITPAGLQSVFESRVNGVAFSDDGKSIFAATLGQNSSHIFQIDLATNRMVSVVDSPISVGMQGLAYDAGSHTPIMTGLSGGAKGKNSIVQMISLADNKSTVIAGKLGDLQGGGLGIGSTRNSQGQRLAVVALTFNDEAAIVDLDTKQIVTDVRTGIAPFSAVVNHDSSVAFVSNWGGRFPKQGERTAATGPEEHADQVLVDEHGLVSSGTISRIDLVSGKVIATVEVGLHPSGMAWDEAHQRLYVANSNSDTVSVVDTRTNHLIETITLQPFNRKVAGISPESVALAPDQATLYVACAGINAVGVVNLKGVHPRVAGYIPTGWYPDDVVLSPDGKFLAVSTLLGVGTGWNSSNLLAREKRDGMKPELNIHRRYVHADRGTVHIIPVPDDDELECYTIAVAEDNHLGVPGELTPNLQARPNAAPQPVPARLGEPSTIDHVIYIIKENRSYDQYFGSLGKGNGDPGLNQYQDDVIPNHRKLAKEFVLLDNFFANGGNSADGHQWLTQAAEADYAYWPGYNGRSYPKNGDDPLAFVGSGFLWDHLVANHKTFADFGEYVGEMGGKNGDLRAKLLDEYRQGSDFSGEFHTKAPIAELNQYLIPDFPSYGLKVPDVTRARIFLRHLKQWAREGNMPNLVMVQLPSDHTEGTTPGFSTPKACLADNDLAIGQIVEWVSHSAFWKSTLILIVEDDAQDGLDHVDGHRTVALAVSPYTKRASIDSTFYSQVSMVKTIETIFGVRPMSVFDLIANDMRASFQPTPDLTPYQAVEPKQSIYERNPDLNALNGQQKIDAMASSRMNWKEPDDVPTEQLNAILWRNSNGTEYPVWKKHSAALQPGPVR; this is encoded by the coding sequence ATGCTATGGCGTAGATTCAGAAATCACGTGAAACTCATCGTTGCTTCAACTCTCTTCATTTGCTATGTCTGCGGAGTTGGGCGAGCCCAGGAGCCGACAACGCAAGGGCCACAGAAGATGGGTCCCGTTGGCCAGGAGGAGGCTAGGCCGACGAAGGCCGTGGCCCCAGTCAACTCAGTGGTCGATCCGGGTATCATTCCGAGTCGCCAGGGCATCACTCCAGCAGGATTACAGAGTGTTTTTGAGAGCCGTGTAAATGGCGTCGCTTTCAGCGACGATGGCAAATCCATCTTTGCGGCCACGCTTGGTCAGAACTCTTCACACATCTTTCAGATTGATCTCGCGACGAACCGCATGGTTAGTGTGGTCGATTCGCCTATCAGCGTTGGAATGCAGGGTCTCGCTTACGATGCCGGTAGCCATACGCCGATCATGACCGGTTTATCGGGAGGTGCGAAGGGAAAGAACTCAATAGTACAAATGATCTCGCTTGCGGACAACAAGAGCACCGTCATAGCAGGTAAATTAGGGGATCTTCAGGGCGGGGGACTTGGAATCGGCAGCACGAGGAACAGCCAAGGCCAACGGCTGGCAGTCGTCGCCCTCACCTTCAACGATGAAGCGGCAATCGTCGACCTTGATACAAAGCAGATCGTGACAGATGTTCGGACAGGAATCGCTCCCTTCAGTGCTGTTGTGAATCACGACAGTTCCGTAGCCTTTGTGAGCAACTGGGGCGGCCGATTTCCCAAGCAGGGAGAGAGGACTGCTGCGACCGGGCCGGAAGAGCACGCGGACCAGGTACTGGTCGATGAGCATGGTTTGGTCTCAAGCGGCACGATCTCACGGATCGACCTTGTCTCCGGCAAAGTGATCGCTACTGTAGAGGTCGGGCTGCATCCCTCGGGCATGGCCTGGGACGAAGCACACCAACGGCTCTATGTGGCGAACAGCAACTCGGACACAGTATCCGTTGTGGATACAAGAACGAATCATCTGATCGAAACAATCACGCTTCAACCATTCAACAGGAAAGTTGCCGGCATTTCCCCTGAGTCTGTGGCACTTGCTCCTGATCAGGCCACTCTTTACGTTGCCTGCGCTGGCATCAATGCAGTGGGTGTGGTGAACCTGAAGGGTGTTCATCCTCGCGTTGCTGGCTATATTCCCACTGGCTGGTACCCCGACGATGTGGTCTTAAGTCCCGACGGGAAGTTTCTCGCAGTCTCGACTCTCCTCGGTGTCGGAACCGGTTGGAACAGCTCCAACCTGTTAGCGCGCGAGAAGCGTGACGGCATGAAACCCGAACTCAATATTCATCGGCGCTACGTACATGCGGATCGTGGAACGGTTCACATTATTCCCGTACCGGACGACGACGAGTTGGAATGTTATACCATCGCCGTTGCTGAGGACAATCATCTCGGTGTGCCCGGTGAACTGACGCCGAATCTTCAAGCGAGACCAAACGCTGCGCCGCAGCCCGTTCCTGCGCGCCTCGGAGAACCATCGACAATCGATCACGTGATCTACATCATCAAAGAAAACCGCAGTTACGATCAGTATTTTGGCTCGCTGGGAAAAGGCAATGGCGACCCCGGTCTCAATCAGTATCAGGATGACGTCATTCCGAATCATAGAAAACTTGCGAAGGAGTTCGTGCTTCTCGATAACTTCTTTGCAAACGGGGGCAACAGCGCGGACGGCCATCAGTGGCTCACTCAGGCAGCGGAAGCAGATTACGCCTACTGGCCTGGTTACAACGGGCGCAGTTACCCCAAGAATGGTGATGATCCGCTTGCCTTCGTGGGGTCCGGTTTCCTCTGGGATCATTTGGTTGCCAATCACAAAACCTTTGCCGATTTCGGAGAGTACGTGGGAGAGATGGGCGGAAAAAACGGCGATCTCCGTGCGAAGCTCTTAGACGAATACAGGCAGGGCAGTGATTTTTCAGGTGAGTTTCATACGAAGGCGCCCATAGCGGAACTGAATCAATACCTGATTCCCGACTTTCCCTCTTACGGCCTCAAAGTACCGGATGTGACACGTGCTCGAATATTCCTTCGTCATCTGAAGCAGTGGGCGCGAGAAGGCAATATGCCGAATCTTGTCATGGTACAGTTGCCCTCCGACCATACAGAAGGGACAACGCCGGGATTCTCAACACCGAAGGCATGCCTTGCAGACAATGATCTCGCTATAGGGCAGATTGTTGAATGGGTGTCACATTCTGCGTTTTGGAAGTCAACTCTGATTCTGATCGTCGAGGATGACGCCCAGGACGGACTGGATCATGTAGACGGTCATCGTACGGTGGCTCTCGCGGTCAGCCCATATACGAAACGCGCCTCGATCGATTCAACATTTTATTCGCAGGTCAGCATGGTGAAGACGATTGAGACGATCTTCGGTGTGCGGCCTATGTCCGTGTTTGATCTGATTGCGAATGATATGAGAGCCAGCTTTCAGCCAACGCCAGATCTCACTCCGTATCAGGCGGTTGAACCGAAACAATCTATCTACGAGCGCAACCCAGACCTTAACGCCCTGAACGGTCAACAAAAGATCGACGCGATGGCATCAAGCAGGATGAATTGGAAAGAGCCCGACGATGTCCCTACCGAGCAACTGAATGCAATCCTCTGGCGCAATAGCAATGGAACGGAATACCCAGTGTGGAAGAAACATTCGGCAGCATTGCAGCCCGGGCCTGTTCGATAG
- a CDS encoding MmgE/PrpD family protein has translation MNRAGIVAAATLIPDHDLEKELPKLVPIVEVTTRGGHIYRQRVDSVRGTVANPMTREEVITKFQDLTQSSMASAQRNRVVDLILNIEAIPALQAARAVLHGKS, from the coding sequence ATGAACCGCGCGGGCATAGTGGCAGCTGCGACGCTCATTCCTGACCATGATCTTGAAAAAGAACTTCCAAAGTTAGTGCCCATTGTTGAAGTCACTACTAGAGGAGGACATATTTACCGCCAGAGAGTGGATTCTGTGCGAGGAACAGTCGCGAACCCTATGACGCGTGAAGAAGTCATTACGAAGTTCCAGGACTTGACTCAGTCGTCCATGGCAAGCGCCCAGCGCAATCGAGTCGTGGACCTCATTCTCAATATCGAAGCGATCCCGGCGCTGCAAGCTGCTCGGGCAGTACTCCACGGAAAGAGTTGA
- a CDS encoding YncE family protein: MKQIIIIVALVFGSCLAAQASDYKVQTRYSIGGSDGWDYITVDSVGRRIYVSHSVRVNVLNADTGAAVGTIEDTPGVHGIAVAPKFKHGFTSNGREDKVTMFDTESLAVIKKIDVGKGPDGIYFDPDTQRVFTNNHKSHDITVIDAATGNVVGTVNVGGNGEGAAPGKNGLIYVALEDKDEVAAFDPMTFEVKQHFPLDGIKAPTGLAVDVKNKRIFVGGHSKIMAVLDSTTGKQITTVPTGSGTDAAGFDAKDHLIFFSNGEGNLSVIEQKGPDEYVAHDSVVTQASAKTMAFDKKTGKIFLPAAIVVTTSAADASQKPKKTITDGTFCVLVVGK; this comes from the coding sequence ATGAAGCAGATCATCATTATCGTGGCGCTTGTATTTGGAAGTTGCCTCGCAGCACAGGCATCGGACTATAAGGTACAAACCCGCTACTCGATTGGCGGCAGCGATGGGTGGGACTACATCACGGTTGACAGCGTAGGGCGGCGTATCTATGTCTCCCATTCCGTTCGCGTCAATGTGCTCAACGCCGACACTGGCGCTGCAGTGGGAACGATCGAAGACACTCCCGGCGTGCATGGAATTGCGGTGGCGCCGAAGTTCAAGCACGGTTTCACCAGCAATGGAAGAGAAGACAAAGTCACGATGTTTGATACAGAAAGCCTCGCCGTAATCAAGAAGATCGATGTGGGTAAAGGGCCGGACGGGATCTATTTTGATCCTGATACACAACGTGTTTTCACTAACAATCACAAATCACATGACATTACCGTCATCGATGCTGCGACCGGCAACGTGGTGGGGACTGTTAATGTCGGAGGCAACGGAGAGGGAGCTGCGCCTGGAAAAAACGGTCTTATCTATGTGGCCCTCGAAGATAAAGACGAAGTAGCCGCGTTCGATCCGATGACGTTCGAAGTGAAACAGCATTTCCCGCTCGATGGAATCAAAGCGCCGACGGGCCTTGCAGTCGATGTCAAGAATAAACGCATTTTCGTCGGTGGTCACAGCAAGATTATGGCAGTGCTTGACTCCACTACAGGCAAGCAAATAACCACTGTACCCACGGGTTCGGGAACTGACGCTGCGGGTTTCGATGCAAAAGACCACCTGATCTTCTTTTCAAACGGAGAAGGCAATCTCAGCGTTATCGAACAAAAGGGACCGGACGAATACGTTGCGCACGATTCTGTCGTAACGCAGGCAAGTGCCAAAACGATGGCCTTCGACAAGAAAACCGGGAAGATATTCCTTCCCGCAGCTATCGTCGTGACAACGTCGGCGGCTGATGCCTCTCAAAAACCGAAAAAGACAATCACTGATGGCACATTCTGTGTTCTTGTTGTGGGCAAGTAG
- a CDS encoding TonB-dependent receptor codes for MKKLSYVLLFVLSTMSVIAQTDRGTITGTVTDSSGRVISGAHIVIKSLATNVERPTKTDGAGIYVMTSLATGNYQVTMEARGFSKSIFDTVSLDVGQIRTLNASLAVAGVVTRIDVEPDAGLSKSSAEIGGVINSKQSADLPINGRSFVGLLDLVPGAIDSGTGQQQDLRFGGMSDEDNTWHLDGVDNSGINNPFVDVNMRLEVSTEAIAELRANSVAYSADQGGSPGGQIEEVSKTGGDKFSGSAWEYIRNSVFDASPWDAAGQLPGLHYNDFGGNLGGPIVKKKVFFFVNYEGNRETINQVLTGIVPTSQFKAQVAVQQPVLAPLINAFPAGQVPIDAISMQWFGSGPQATTENSGLARMDWHVNDKMSIFARFNDDAFTESKPDGINPLTAFHNESEPSAVIDIQNTFSPRFLNDFKYGFNRTVSLEGQSTQLPFLLNIAPFTTLDTSSGTTRNDNSFSFIDDATFLRGKHTIKAGVTFLAMQENKASPNSPDWELTYNSTQDFLNNQLDQDYFRGANPLTGARMKETYAYVLDDYKFSPTLTMNVGLRYESFGQDHEVLGRGVNVDPVHCPNIVCPSSVPWYYPNLLDLSPRVSMAWAPDALHGKTSIRAGFGIYYGNGQFGSLGDPIGNISTSYTLYNVSYPIPENASLGTNLSPTGADIHRKDTAANEWTLSIQQQVAPRTIVQVAYFGTDVEHVFNDTVTNPQDPNAPIGTGIYPAYDIGFEYKEFTNHASTNALQLGLKRDYSTGLQLSVNYEWSHSINNGGIGGGESDTPENPDCMRCERASSDQDMRHYFTASTVWQIPVGRGHTILGSAPGYLDQILGGWQLSAMGYARSGMPLNVTLNRNSTDVPDGIAQAQRPDRVPGVPLYPRHKTTALWLNPAAFAVPFTCPGTSVCVVPPGVSAYGDLGRNAARAPGVWQIDPSLQKRFALTERVGLTFRAEAFNVLNVAQYGQPNTNWAPPQPGVSDNPNSYGLISNSYNTNPTGTGTPRELQFGVKVQF; via the coding sequence TCAGGTGACTATGGAAGCGCGGGGTTTTTCAAAGTCGATCTTCGACACCGTCAGCCTTGATGTAGGTCAGATTCGTACATTGAATGCGAGCCTGGCTGTGGCCGGGGTCGTCACTCGTATCGACGTGGAACCTGATGCGGGCCTGTCAAAGTCTTCAGCCGAGATCGGAGGCGTCATCAACAGCAAGCAATCAGCCGATCTACCCATCAACGGCCGAAGTTTTGTCGGCCTGCTGGATCTGGTTCCAGGAGCAATCGATTCGGGCACAGGTCAACAACAGGATCTACGATTCGGCGGCATGTCGGACGAGGACAACACCTGGCATTTGGACGGCGTGGACAACTCTGGTATCAATAATCCGTTTGTCGATGTCAACATGCGTCTGGAGGTCTCAACAGAGGCGATTGCTGAGTTACGGGCGAACAGCGTTGCCTATAGTGCCGACCAGGGCGGATCTCCTGGCGGGCAAATTGAGGAAGTATCGAAGACCGGCGGCGACAAGTTCTCAGGATCCGCGTGGGAGTACATTCGCAACAGCGTCTTCGATGCTTCTCCGTGGGACGCCGCCGGACAACTTCCCGGGTTGCACTACAACGATTTTGGCGGAAATTTGGGTGGACCGATTGTGAAGAAGAAGGTCTTCTTCTTCGTCAATTACGAAGGAAATCGAGAGACTATCAACCAGGTTCTGACCGGCATCGTCCCGACATCCCAATTCAAAGCACAGGTTGCAGTCCAGCAGCCCGTCCTGGCTCCTCTCATCAATGCATTTCCGGCAGGGCAGGTTCCCATCGATGCAATCTCTATGCAGTGGTTTGGGAGTGGGCCGCAGGCCACAACTGAGAACTCGGGCCTGGCGCGAATGGACTGGCATGTCAACGACAAGATGAGCATCTTCGCACGCTTCAACGACGATGCGTTTACGGAATCAAAACCTGATGGAATTAACCCGCTAACCGCGTTCCACAACGAGAGCGAGCCGAGTGCGGTCATCGATATTCAGAACACCTTTTCCCCGAGATTCCTGAACGACTTCAAGTACGGTTTCAATAGGACCGTTTCGCTGGAAGGACAGAGCACTCAACTTCCCTTCTTGCTGAATATCGCCCCATTCACCACGCTTGATACATCGAGCGGAACGACACGCAACGACAACTCGTTTTCCTTCATCGATGACGCGACGTTTTTGCGGGGGAAGCATACGATCAAGGCGGGCGTCACCTTTCTCGCCATGCAGGAAAACAAGGCTTCACCGAACAGCCCTGATTGGGAGCTTACGTATAACAGCACCCAGGATTTCCTCAATAATCAACTAGACCAGGACTACTTTCGCGGCGCGAATCCGCTGACCGGCGCGCGCATGAAGGAGACGTACGCGTATGTTCTGGATGATTACAAATTCAGCCCAACACTGACGATGAATGTAGGGTTACGGTATGAATCCTTCGGTCAGGACCATGAGGTTCTCGGTCGCGGTGTCAATGTCGATCCGGTGCACTGTCCAAACATAGTTTGCCCATCATCGGTCCCTTGGTATTACCCGAACCTTTTGGACTTGTCGCCGCGAGTCAGCATGGCTTGGGCTCCTGACGCCCTGCACGGTAAGACTTCGATCAGAGCCGGATTCGGGATCTACTACGGCAACGGCCAGTTCGGCAGCCTGGGCGATCCTATCGGCAACATCAGCACGTCTTACACGCTGTATAACGTAAGCTATCCCATTCCCGAGAATGCAAGCCTCGGCACCAATCTCAGTCCCACGGGAGCTGATATCCACCGTAAAGATACTGCTGCCAACGAGTGGACATTATCCATTCAGCAGCAGGTTGCGCCTCGAACCATCGTCCAAGTGGCCTACTTCGGAACCGACGTCGAGCACGTATTCAACGATACCGTGACGAACCCCCAAGACCCCAACGCTCCGATAGGGACCGGGATTTATCCAGCGTACGATATCGGCTTTGAGTACAAAGAATTTACCAATCATGCCAGTACCAACGCACTCCAGCTAGGTCTCAAGCGCGACTACTCGACCGGACTCCAACTCTCTGTTAATTACGAGTGGTCCCACTCAATCAATAACGGAGGTATTGGCGGGGGCGAGTCCGATACACCGGAGAACCCCGATTGCATGCGCTGCGAACGTGCTTCGAGCGATCAGGACATGCGCCACTACTTTACCGCGAGTACGGTGTGGCAGATTCCGGTAGGCAGGGGACACACTATCCTCGGAAGCGCTCCCGGCTATCTGGACCAAATTCTTGGCGGCTGGCAGTTGAGCGCGATGGGTTACGCGCGCAGCGGCATGCCGCTCAATGTCACGCTTAACCGAAACTCCACGGATGTCCCGGACGGGATCGCTCAGGCTCAGCGCCCTGATCGCGTGCCGGGTGTACCGCTCTACCCGAGGCACAAAACTACTGCGTTGTGGCTGAATCCCGCGGCCTTCGCGGTTCCTTTTACCTGTCCAGGCACCAGTGTGTGCGTTGTCCCGCCGGGTGTTTCAGCCTACGGCGATCTGGGGCGCAACGCCGCTCGCGCGCCCGGCGTCTGGCAGATCGATCCGTCGCTTCAAAAGCGCTTTGCGCTCACGGAGCGGGTTGGTCTCACCTTTCGCGCAGAAGCCTTCAACGTCCTCAACGTTGCCCAGTACGGGCAGCCGAACACCAACTGGGCACCGCCACAGCCTGGCGTATCGGATAATCCAAACTCCTACGGCCTCATCAGCAACTCTTATAACACCAACCCCACCGGTACGGGCACGCCTCGCGAACTGCAATTTGGTGTAAAGGTGCAGTTCTGA